One window from the genome of Pirellulales bacterium encodes:
- a CDS encoding isocitrate/isopropylmalate dehydrogenase family protein, with protein sequence MVHEVTLIRGDGTGPELAEAARRCIDATGVDIHWDLQEAGVDVMARTGTPLPEATMASVKRTKCALKAPITTPVGTGFRSINVYLRQALGLFACVRPCKHYKGVRSYFEKVPVDLVIIRENTEDLYAGVEFECGKSETAELIQFINEKSSSGKIKTGLDETGVSIKPISVSGSERIVRYAFEYARKNGRKKVTSVHKANIMKHSDGLWLEVSRRVAKDFPDIEFDDRIVDNMCMQLVQWPDMYDVLVLPNLYGDVLSDLCAGLVGGLGVAPGANIGPEGAVFEATHGSAPKYAGKNKVNPTAVVLSGMLMLRHLGETDAAARLEKAVGDVIAAGQAVTYDLKPRRDDPTAVGTREMADAIIRQLKS encoded by the coding sequence ATGGTACACGAAGTTACGCTCATCCGTGGCGACGGGACTGGTCCGGAATTGGCTGAGGCGGCACGGCGCTGCATCGACGCGACTGGGGTCGATATCCATTGGGATCTTCAAGAAGCGGGGGTCGATGTGATGGCGCGCACAGGAACGCCGCTGCCCGAGGCCACGATGGCCAGCGTGAAGCGCACGAAGTGCGCACTCAAGGCGCCGATCACGACTCCGGTCGGCACCGGCTTTCGCAGCATCAACGTTTATCTACGTCAGGCGCTGGGGCTATTTGCTTGCGTGCGGCCGTGCAAGCATTACAAGGGCGTGCGCAGCTATTTCGAAAAAGTGCCCGTCGACCTGGTGATAATCCGCGAAAACACCGAAGACCTGTACGCTGGCGTGGAATTCGAATGCGGGAAATCTGAAACGGCGGAGTTGATTCAGTTCATTAACGAGAAGTCGTCGTCTGGGAAAATCAAAACCGGCCTCGACGAGACCGGCGTTTCGATTAAGCCGATCAGCGTTTCGGGGAGCGAGCGAATCGTCCGCTATGCGTTTGAATATGCTCGGAAGAACGGCCGGAAGAAAGTTACCAGTGTCCACAAGGCAAACATCATGAAGCACAGCGACGGGCTGTGGCTCGAAGTTTCGCGCCGCGTGGCGAAAGACTTTCCCGATATCGAGTTCGATGATCGCATCGTTGATAATATGTGCATGCAATTGGTGCAGTGGCCCGACATGTACGATGTGCTGGTATTGCCGAACTTGTATGGTGACGTGCTTAGCGATTTGTGCGCCGGGTTGGTCGGCGGCTTGGGAGTGGCCCCAGGGGCCAACATCGGCCCCGAAGGGGCAGTATTCGAAGCCACTCATGGCAGCGCGCCGAAATATGCTGGCAAGAATAAAGTGAACCCGACTGCGGTGGTTCTTTCTGGAATGTTGATGCTGCGACACTTAGGTGAAACCGATGCGGCAGCACGCCTGGAAAAAGCGGTCGGTGACGTGATCGCCGCCGGCCAAGCTGTCACCTATGACCTCAAACCGCGTCGAGACGATCCCACGGCCGTCGGTACGCGAGAAATGGCTGACGCGATTATTCGGCAACTGAAGAGCTAA
- a CDS encoding sigma 54-interacting transcriptional regulator, with the protein MLLRLAPDKQLPFYALSSPQSRPVSAAALPKYAYFTGTVGGRAGENFLLDRGCVNRIGRGEDCQVNLLDPLCSRVHAEVRFDGGRWLVKDAGSRNGTYANQQKLDDEAVLVEGTTLKIGSTEFEFHLADQPPTVVTELDDTYTQTTLVRDSPVSLFDSSMAALAALQDAEQAKRVIVLHQLCVKLLGCDQPEEVIRISLDLLKDQCRASIVGFLWIDDQGRLKPKHIVPQGAAEPVILSDSLTELVCRQGHAVWIAKQKAGDTPSGSLGHFADALCVPLIHDHTTLGAIHAYLDQGKFRQTDFDFAISLANMLVIALVRAYRQTSLEVEFQRLVDKSSAYNELLGDCPPMRELKTKIGRLARASGCVLIRGESGSGKELVARAIHKASPRHDRPMLCVNCAAIPVELMESQLFGHKAGAFTSADRDHIGFFQQADGGTLFLDEVGELTLEGQAKLLRILEGHPFLPVGGTQLVTVDVRVIAATNQDLQTYVRQKKFREDLYYRLSVFELFVPPLRDRGSDITLLIEHFFDHFRRQHGRPTLEISTEARDKMCAYNWPGNVRQLRNVIDSAVVLAGDNCIEAGDLGLRDAVGVAELESLSLDYWERRLIDEAMKRTSGNIPEAAKLLGIGRATLYRKLDEYKLAR; encoded by the coding sequence ATGCTGCTACGACTGGCCCCTGACAAACAACTTCCATTTTACGCTTTGTCGTCGCCTCAATCACGCCCCGTGTCTGCTGCCGCCTTGCCAAAATACGCGTACTTCACGGGGACCGTCGGGGGCCGCGCCGGGGAAAATTTTTTACTCGATCGGGGATGCGTCAACCGTATCGGCCGGGGTGAGGACTGCCAAGTCAATCTGCTCGACCCGCTCTGTTCGCGCGTTCATGCCGAAGTGCGGTTCGACGGCGGCCGCTGGCTGGTAAAAGATGCCGGCAGCCGCAACGGCACCTATGCCAATCAGCAAAAGCTCGACGACGAAGCCGTGTTGGTGGAAGGAACCACGCTGAAAATCGGCTCCACTGAATTCGAGTTTCATCTGGCCGATCAACCACCGACCGTCGTCACCGAATTGGACGACACCTATACGCAAACGACCCTGGTCCGCGATTCACCCGTCAGCCTGTTCGACAGCAGCATGGCGGCGCTGGCCGCTCTGCAAGACGCCGAACAGGCCAAGCGCGTAATCGTGTTGCACCAGCTTTGCGTAAAGCTACTGGGCTGCGACCAGCCGGAAGAAGTCATTCGCATTTCGCTGGATTTACTCAAAGATCAATGCCGGGCATCGATCGTCGGCTTTTTGTGGATCGACGATCAGGGGCGATTGAAACCCAAGCACATAGTCCCGCAAGGGGCCGCAGAGCCGGTGATATTGAGCGATTCGCTCACGGAGTTGGTCTGCCGCCAGGGACACGCAGTTTGGATCGCCAAGCAAAAGGCCGGCGATACCCCTTCTGGCAGCCTGGGGCACTTTGCCGACGCGCTGTGCGTGCCGCTCATTCACGATCACACGACGCTGGGCGCGATTCACGCCTATCTCGATCAGGGTAAATTTCGCCAGACCGATTTCGATTTTGCCATCTCGCTGGCGAACATGCTAGTAATTGCGCTGGTGCGGGCGTATCGTCAGACGAGCCTTGAAGTGGAATTTCAGCGGCTGGTCGATAAATCGTCTGCTTACAATGAACTGCTTGGCGACTGCCCCCCGATGCGAGAGTTGAAAACGAAGATCGGCCGCCTCGCCCGCGCCAGCGGCTGCGTACTGATTCGCGGCGAAAGTGGATCGGGAAAGGAGCTTGTCGCGCGGGCGATTCACAAGGCCAGCCCGCGACACGATCGGCCGATGTTGTGCGTCAATTGCGCGGCAATTCCGGTAGAACTGATGGAAAGCCAGCTTTTTGGCCACAAAGCCGGAGCATTCACCAGTGCCGACCGCGACCACATCGGCTTCTTCCAGCAAGCTGACGGCGGCACGTTGTTTCTCGACGAAGTGGGCGAGTTGACGCTCGAAGGGCAGGCGAAACTGTTGCGAATTCTCGAAGGGCATCCGTTCTTGCCCGTGGGAGGCACGCAACTTGTAACGGTGGACGTGCGGGTGATTGCCGCGACGAATCAAGACCTGCAAACCTACGTTCGGCAGAAGAAATTTCGTGAAGATTTGTACTACCGGCTCAGCGTATTCGAGCTGTTCGTCCCGCCGCTGCGCGACCGCGGCAGCGACATCACACTGCTCATTGAGCATTTTTTCGATCATTTCCGCCGCCAGCACGGCCGGCCGACATTGGAAATTTCCACCGAAGCTCGCGACAAGATGTGTGCATACAACTGGCCGGGCAACGTGCGGCAGCTTCGCAACGTGATTGATAGCGCCGTCGTGCTGGCCGGCGACAACTGCATCGAAGCCGGCGACCTGGGCCTGCGCGACGCGGTCGGCGTAGCGGAACTCGAATCTCTCTCGCTTGACTATTGGGAGCGCCGCTTGATCGACGAAGCCATGAAACGCACCAGCGGCAACATCCCCGAAGCCGCCAAATTACTTGGCATTGGCCGAGCGACTTTGTATCGAAAGCTGGATGAGTATAAGCTGGCGCGATAG
- a CDS encoding sirohydrochlorin chelatase, producing the protein MLIGHGTRQQAGLAEFFEVVGQIRAAAAEFPVESCFLEIAEPDIATGVRRLLERSVQRIVACPLLLFAAGHAKRDIPAAIQAAIQGNDCAAIQHVPPLECQPEIIELSEQRFAEAICKRPEFTLENTLLLLVGRGNSDPTAIAQMHRFAALRAQRSQLGKVVVSFVAMAEPSLEAGLQLAAESRFEHIVVQPHLLFAGQILAQITKAVAGQARRQTDRLLTVTPHLGPSPLVAQAVIGLCRQCGLRIDSD; encoded by the coding sequence TTGCTGATCGGACATGGCACTCGCCAGCAGGCAGGTTTGGCCGAGTTTTTTGAGGTCGTAGGTCAGATTCGAGCGGCGGCGGCAGAGTTTCCAGTTGAGTCGTGTTTCTTGGAAATCGCCGAGCCCGACATCGCCACGGGGGTGCGCCGGCTGTTGGAACGGAGCGTGCAAAGAATCGTCGCCTGTCCGCTACTGCTGTTTGCCGCGGGCCATGCGAAGCGAGATATTCCGGCAGCGATCCAAGCCGCGATCCAGGGGAACGATTGCGCCGCGATCCAGCATGTGCCCCCGTTGGAGTGCCAACCTGAAATCATTGAACTTTCAGAACAGAGATTTGCAGAGGCGATCTGCAAGCGACCTGAGTTTACACTCGAAAATACGCTGCTTTTGCTGGTGGGCCGGGGTAATTCCGATCCGACGGCGATCGCCCAGATGCACCGCTTTGCGGCACTTCGTGCGCAGCGCTCGCAGTTAGGGAAAGTCGTGGTTAGCTTTGTCGCAATGGCGGAGCCGAGTCTTGAGGCTGGATTGCAATTGGCGGCGGAATCGCGATTCGAACATATTGTCGTGCAGCCGCATTTGCTGTTCGCAGGCCAGATTCTTGCACAAATCACCAAAGCCGTCGCTGGGCAAGCAAGACGGCAAACCGATCGGCTATTAACGGTGACACCCCACCTTGGACCATCTCCGTTGGTGGCGCAAGCGGTGATTGGGTTGTGCCGGCAATGCGGTTTGCGAATAGATTCCGACTGA